One window from the genome of Magnolia sinica isolate HGM2019 chromosome 4, MsV1, whole genome shotgun sequence encodes:
- the LOC131243920 gene encoding large ribosomal subunit protein eL33y yields the protein MVKGRQGERVRLYVRGTILGYKRSKSNQYPNTSLIQIEGVNTKEEVGWYCGKRMAYIYKAKVKKDGSHYRCIWGKVTRPHGNSGIVRAQFKSNLPPKSMGSKVRVFMYPSNI from the exons ATGGTGAAAGGCCGGCAAGGAGAGCGCGTCCG ATTGTACGTCCGCGGGACGATCCTTGGCTACAAAAG GTCCAAGTCCAATCAGTATCCAAACACATCATTGATCCAAATCGAGGGGGTTAATACGAAGGAGGAGGTTGGTTGGTACTGTGGTAAGAGAATGGCCTATATTTATAAAGCCAAggtgaagaaggatggttcccATTACCGATGCATATGGGGAAAGGTGACAAGGCCCCATGGAAATAGCGGAATTGTCAGGGCACAATTCAAGTCTAATTTGCCACCCAAATCAATG GGGAGTAAGGTGAGGGTTTTCATGTACCCCAGCAATATATGA
- the LOC131243921 gene encoding pentatricopeptide repeat-containing protein At2g39620 — translation MIKHAVSRPFHSLAVTDLEIPRLHSHKPAIFHNYPQLLRSCKDINALLQIHAHLLVSGLESDDFILAQLVNSYSSFRKSDLSRAVFDSVVNPSGILWNSMIRAYTRTNHHRNAIELYHEMVKRGVEPDKYTFTFFLKACTGASDLEGGVLIHREIVRKGLECDVFVGTALIDMYSKLGQLKIARELFERMPELDVVAWNAMIAGFSQSVDPIEALGFFRKMQSACVGPNSVSLLNLFPAICRISALPLCRAVHGFVVRRDFPLSIYNGLIDMYSKCGNVEVGRRVFDRMLDQDDVSWGTIISSYAHNGYFFEALELFNDLKRECVMVNQVAAVSALSAAAEMRDLEKGMDVHTYLIKRGIDVDILATTTLITMYAKCGNLEEGKRLFDGITERDTVAWSAMISAFVQSEHPEEGMALFREMQSAKIRPNRVTIVSVLPACADISYLNLGRSIHCYVLKSDLGFDVSTGTALVAMYAKCGSFNKANALFDKLPQKDVVTWNALINGYAQIGDACNAMKMFHQLQSAGLRPDSGTMVGVLPACVLLGAHDQGMCVHGKIIKSGFESDLHVKNAIMDMYAKCGSLSSAEFLFDEIVSNKDEISWNIMIAGYTQNGRAKDAISAFHQMRAESLQPNLVTIVSVLPAAAFLAALREGMALHSYVIRTGFESNVLVGNSLIDMYAKCGRLDFSKKFFDGMDGRDIVSWNAMLSGYAVHGHGEDAVSLFTKIQEDCMEVDSVSFISVLSACRHGGLIDEGRKIFNAMSSVYHLEPDLEHYACMVDLLGRAGRLDEAWRFIQMMPMAPDAGVWGALLGACRMHSNLKLGEMALEHLVQLEPQNPAHYVVLSNIYAQVGNWAKVGKMRSMMNGSGLKKTPGCSWVEIKDAIHAFRVGDQSHPQLESICMLWRDWNEKMEKMGYVPDTSCVLQNVEEEEKEFFLYTHSERLAIAYAVLNTESGATIQIVKNLRVCGDCHAVTKFVSKITGRGIIVRDASRFHHFENGTCSCKDYW, via the coding sequence ATGATCAAACACGCCGTGAGTCGACCTTTCCATTCCCTTGCGGTGACAGATCTCGAAATTCCCCGTTTGCACTCCCACAAGCCTGCTATTTTCCACAACTACCCCCAGCTTCTCCGTTCGTGCAAGGACATAAACGCTCTGCTTCAGATCCATGCACATCTATTGGTTTCCGGGCTTGAATCGGACGATTTTATCCTCGCCCAGCTTGTAAATTCCTACTCTTCCTTCCGAAAATCTGACTTGTCCCGGGCTGTTTTCGATTCCGTGGTGAACCCAAGTGGCATTTTGTGGAATTCCATGATTAGAGCTTATACAAGGACAAACCATCATCGAAATGCTATTGAATTGTACCATGAAATGGTAAAAAGAGGTGTAGAACCCGATAAGTacaccttcactttctttttgaaGGCGTGCACGGGAGCTTCAGACTTGGAAGGGGGTGTTTTGATTCACCGAGAGATTGTTCGGAAGGGGCTCGAATGCGATGTCTTTGTTGGGACTGCACTTATTGACATGTATTCAAAATTGGGTCAGCTCAAAATTGCACGTGAGCTGTTCGAACGAATGCCTGAATTGGATGTTGTTGCATGGAATGCCATGATTGCAGGGTTCTCTCAGAGTGTAGATCCAATTGAGGCTTTGGGCTTTTTCAGAAAGATGCAATCGgcttgtgtgggacccaattCAGTAAGCTTGTTGAATTTGTTTCCTGCTATATGTAGGATATCGGCACTTCCCCTATGCCGGGCTGTGCATGGTTTTGTAGTTAGGAGAGACTTTCCACTGTCCATTTATAATGGGTTAATAGATATGTACTCGAAGTGCGGAAATGTGGAAGTTGGTCGTCGGGTTTTTGATCGAATGTTGGATCAGGATGATGTTTCGTGGGGTACGATTATTTCCAGTTATGCCCATAATGGCTATTTTTTTGAGGCATTGGAGCTCTTCAATGATCTGAAAAGAGAGTGTGTGATGGTGAATCAAGTGGCAGCAGTGAGTGCTCTTTCAGCTGCTGCCGAGATGAGAGATTTAGAGAAGGGGATGGATGTCCACACCTACTTAATTAAAAGAGGAATCGATGTGGATATATTGGCCACTACAACTCTCATTACAATGTATGCAAAGTGTGGAAATTTAGAAGAGGGAAAACGGTTGTTTGATGGGATTACGGAAAGGGATACAGTTGCTTGGTCTGCTATGATATCCGCCTTTGTCCAATCTGAGCATCCAGAAGAAGGGATGGCACTTTTTCGAGAAATGCAATCGGCAAAAATCAGACCCAATAGGGTTACTATTGTCAGTGTGCTTCCGGCTTGTGCGGAtatttcatatttgaatttgGGAAGAAGCATACATTGCTATGTCCTGAAATCCGATCTCGGTTTTGATGTTTCGACTGGGACAGCTCTAGTAGCGATGTATGCAAAGTGTGGATCATTTAATAAGGCAAATGCTTTATTTGATAAGTTACCGCAGAAGGATGTCGTGACATGGAATGCATTGATTAATGGGTATGCGCAGATTGGGGATGCATGTAATGCAATGAAGATGTTTCATCAACTACAATCAGCGGGCCTTCGCCCAGACTCGGGAACAATGGTGGGTGTGCTGCCAGCCTGCGTGCTCTTAGGTGCCCATGATCAAGGCATGTGTGTTCATGGGAAGATTATCAAAAGTGGGTTCGAATCAGATCTTCATGTAAAAAATGCTATAATGGACATGTATGCAAAGTGCGGAAGCCTTAGCTCAGCTGAGTTCTTGTTCGATGAGATTGTGTCCAATAAGGATGAGATATCATGGAATATAATGATAGCCGGATACACGCAAAATGGACGCGCGAAGGATGCAATATCTGCCTTTCATCAGATGAGAGCTGAAAGTCTTCAGCCCAATTTAGTCACTATCGTGAGCGTCCTTCCAGCTGCGGCGTTCTTGGCAGCCTTGAGAGAAGGCATGGCCCTTCATTCGTATGTAATCCGAACTGGGTTTGAGTCAAATGTGCTTGTAGGGAACAGCCTCATTGATATGTACGCAAAATGCGGACGGCTGGATTTTTCAAAGAAATtttttgatgggatggatggccGAGATATAGTATCGTGGAATGCAATGCTTTCGGGGTATGCCGTTCATGGGCATGGTGAAGATGCTGTTTCACTCTTTACAAAAATTCAAGAGGATTGCATGGAGGTTGATTCAGTGTCCTTCATCAGTGTATTGTCTGCATGTAGACACGGAGGTCTaattgatgaaggaagaaaaatcTTTAATGCCATGAGCTCTGTATATCACCTTGAGCCGGATTTGGAACACTATGCTTGCATGGTTGATCTCTTAGGCCGTGCAGGACGGTTAGATGAAGCTTGGAGATTTATTCAGATGATGCCGATGGCACCCGATGCCGGCGTCTGGGGTGCCTTGTTAGGTGCTTGTAGAATGCATTCAAATTTGAAATTAGGTGAAATGGCATTAGAGCATCTTGTTCAACTAGAGCCTCAAAATCCTGCTCACTATGTGGTTCTTTCGAATATATATGCACAAGTTGGAAACTGGGCCAAGGTTGGGAAGATGAGAAGTATGATGAATGGTTCAGGATTGAAGAAAACACCTGGATGTAGCTGGGTTGAGATCAAGGATGCCATCCATGCATTTAGAGTTGGCGATCAGTCCCACCCACAGTTAGAAAGCATCTGTATGTTGTGGAGAGATtggaatgagaagatggaaaagaTGGGCTATGTTCCAGACACAAGCTGTGTACTGCAAAACgtggaggaagaggagaaagagtTTTTCCTATATACTCACAGTGAGCGGCTAGCCATTGCATATGCAGTTTTGAACACTGAATCTGGAGCGACCATCCAGATAGTCAAGAACCTCCGTGTTTGCGGCGATTGCCACGCTGTGACAAAGTTTGTTTCGAAGATCACTGGCCGTGGGATTATAGTCCGGGATGCGAGTCGTTTTCATCACTTTGAAAATGGCACCTGCTCGTGCAAAGACTACTGGTGA